In Shewanella sp. GD04112, the sequence ATAACGCGCCGCAAATGCTGGGGTGGCGACGCACATATATTCCATGGTTCCTAAAAACTCGCTGCTACAGCCGGCCATGGGGTTGACTGTCGTGGTCACGCAACCGACGGCCTCACCGTTTTTCAGTAGGTGATGGGTGTAGGACTCATCATCGACAATCAATTCCAGCAGCCAAGCATGTCGGCTGAACATATCGGCCAATGCGGGCAAAAACCATGTCGCTAAGCTGTCGGCATTGACTGCAATTCGCACCGTCGTTGGATGATTTGGGTCATCGGCATCTAACTCGGCTCTCAATTCACTCTCGAGTAGTTGCACCTGTGAATAGTGGCGCAATAAACGCTTCCCTGTTGGGGTCGCCACCACAGGTGTTGAGCGGATAAGTAAGGATTGGCCGACTCGTTCTTCTAATTGCCTAACGCGTTGTGACACTGCTGATTGGGTAATGTGCAGCACTTTTGCGGCGCGCTCGAAGCCGCCTTCGGAGACGACGACCGCAAGCGCTTTAAGATTGGCGTATTCCAACATGATTGCCGTCCTTAAGGTTATTAATTTTACTTATGATACATAAAAAACATTAGTTATATTAATTTTGTTGTTTTGTCTATGCTAGCGCCTTCTTCAGACATGAGAGGTAGTTATGCAAACGGCGTTTATACAAGGTATGGGCATTGGTGGTAGTTTGATCATTGCCGTAGGGGCGCAAAATGCATTTGTGCTAAAGCAGGGGATTAAGCGAGCTTATCCTTTGCCGATTGCGCTGCTTTGTTCAATCATCGATGCCTTAATGATCACTGCGGGGGTTGCTGGGCTTGGGCATATTATTGAAGCCTTTCCGACTATCAAACATGTGGCTAGTTTTGGTGGTGCCGCCTTTTTGATTTGGTATGGTGCGAATGCACTTAAGGCCTCGTTTGTCGCTAAAGGGATGGAGATGGATAATGCGCAAAATGCCGACACTTTGCGTAAGGCCATGCTGACCACACTTGGGATCAGCCTGCTTAATCCACACCTTTATTTAGATACAGTGGTGCTGCTGGGGAGCATTAGTACTCAGTTCGAAGATGCCCATCGTCCTTGGTTTGGTGCGGGCGCGGTACTGGCTTCGTTTATTTGGTTCTTTAGCTTAAGTTTTGGTGCGCGTTTATTGGCGCCGATATTTAGTCGTCCAGCGGCGTGGCGATACTTAGATCGCTTTATTTGGTTGACTATGTGGAGCATCGCCGCGGCAATTATTTGGCCTTATCTGGCCTAATCTTGGGCAACTAAGCAGCATCCGCTTGAATTTATTCCACAAATCAGGTTGATTTTTAGACGCAAGCTGAAAATTTTTCATGAAAAAAGGCCCTGACAAAGGGCCTTTTTGCGTTCAACTGCTAATTTTTTGTGCGCTGTGTTTAGCCGCGAGACATGAATGCGGCACTAAAGTGCGCAATTAACCAGCAATTTGCGCCAGTACAACTTGGTGATGATCGCTGGTTTTAAACTTATCGAACACATGGGCAATGGTGCCGTCGGTATTGATGAGGAAACTTAATCTATGGATACCATCATAGATTTTGCCCATAAACTTCTTCTCGCCCCACACGCCAAAGGCATCGGCCACGCTGTGGTCTTCATCGCTAAGTAGGGTAAAGTTAAGTGACTGTTTTTCAGCAAACTTGGCTAATTTAGCCACAGGATCTGGGCTAATGCCAAGCACAGTCACTTTGTGGCTGTCGAGTTCGGCTTTGCTGTCGCGTAAACCGCAGGCTTGTACTGTGCAGCCTGGGGTTGAAGCTTTAGGGTAAAAGTAGACTAAGACCGGGCCACGCGTTAAGCATTCTTGTAGGGAAACAGCATTACCCTGTTGATCTTGAAGGGTAAATAGCGGCGCTTTGGCGCCAGCAGTTAATGTATTCATCAATTATCCTCTATCGTTTCTTGAGGTCGTGCCTTCCATGCGTCGAATGGTGCAATCCAGTGCCATCTCCTCGGAGAGTTGATAGATACTCTTTTCGAGCTTTTCTAGTTCAACTTTTTCAGGAATATTGATGGTTAACGAAATCGTCTGCGTTTGCTCGCCGTTGTCGAGTTCTTCCGAGAAGGAGCGGACTGCTGCCAAGTCTAAGGAACGGTCGGCAAGGAACTGGGTAATGCGCTTCATGGTGCCGCGCTGATCCTTACCAGTAAAGCGTACTTCGAGGCGTGAAAGGTAATTTTGCGGCGTATGTTTAGAGGTGCGCTTCATCACTGTCATCAGTTCTAATTCAACACTAAGACTCGGGAGCAAGCTTTCAATTTTCGTTATGGATGCCCACGAACCTGACAACATCATGATTAAGGTAAATTCGTTACCAAATAATGCCATACGGCTGTCGACGATATCGCAGTCACAGTCGCTGGCAAGCCGAGCTAGTTTACTTACGAGTCCAGGACGGTCTACGCCCATTGCGGTTACGACCAGGAAATTGGTCATGAATTGTCCTCACTTTTTCGATATCATAGAGCGAAAACTCAGGGTTAGTGCCGAGTTTTTGTGCGGGATGTAATGCTACCATAACTAATTCAATTTGAGACCCCCGTTAATGCTTGTCATTAATGGTTGGCATCAGTACCATAGCGAATCCTGAAATTTTGGGGAAGTCAGATGATAAACGGAAGCATCGTAGCCTTAATCACGCCAATGAACAGTGATGGCTCAGTAGATTTTGCAAGTCTTGAAAGGTTAGTCGAATTCCATATTGACCAAGGCACAGACGCTATCGTCGCCGTGGGCACTACTGGCGAGTCAGCGACTCTGCCAATGAATGAGCACGTTACTGTGGTCGCGCAAACCGTTAAGTTTGCTGCTGGTCGTATTCCTGTGATTGGTGGTAATGGTGCAAATGCCACTGCAGAAGCCATCGAACTCACTAAGTCTTTATCAAAAGTAGGGGTTGCCGCCATGCTCGGTGTGACTCCTTACTACAATAAGCCAACGCCAAAGGGCTTAGTTGCACACTACAAAGCGGTGGCAGCGAGCACGGATATTCCCCAAATTCTGTATAACGTTCCCGGACGCACCGCCGTTGATATGAAGCCCGAAACCGTGGCTGAATTGGTGAGTGTAAGCAATATTATTGGCGT encodes:
- the dapA gene encoding 4-hydroxy-tetrahydrodipicolinate synthase, with amino-acid sequence MINGSIVALITPMNSDGSVDFASLERLVEFHIDQGTDAIVAVGTTGESATLPMNEHVTVVAQTVKFAAGRIPVIGGNGANATAEAIELTKSLSKVGVAAMLGVTPYYNKPTPKGLVAHYKAVAASTDIPQILYNVPGRTAVDMKPETVAELVSVSNIIGVKEATGDVSRVKRLRELCGNDFMLYSGDDATAREFLLLGGNGVISVANNIVPKAFKAMCDAALAGNAELAASIDEPLRGLYSTLFCEANPIPVKWAAHRMGLIECGHIRLPLTELSEQCHGLLLDAMTRAQIEVK
- the bcp gene encoding thioredoxin-dependent thiol peroxidase, translating into MNTLTAGAKAPLFTLQDQQGNAVSLQECLTRGPVLVYFYPKASTPGCTVQACGLRDSKAELDSHKVTVLGISPDPVAKLAKFAEKQSLNFTLLSDEDHSVADAFGVWGEKKFMGKIYDGIHRLSFLINTDGTIAHVFDKFKTSDHHQVVLAQIAG
- a CDS encoding ACT domain-containing protein; its protein translation is MTNFLVVTAMGVDRPGLVSKLARLASDCDCDIVDSRMALFGNEFTLIMMLSGSWASITKIESLLPSLSVELELMTVMKRTSKHTPQNYLSRLEVRFTGKDQRGTMKRITQFLADRSLDLAAVRSFSEELDNGEQTQTISLTINIPEKVELEKLEKSIYQLSEEMALDCTIRRMEGTTSRNDRG
- a CDS encoding LysE/ArgO family amino acid transporter, with protein sequence MQTAFIQGMGIGGSLIIAVGAQNAFVLKQGIKRAYPLPIALLCSIIDALMITAGVAGLGHIIEAFPTIKHVASFGGAAFLIWYGANALKASFVAKGMEMDNAQNADTLRKAMLTTLGISLLNPHLYLDTVVLLGSISTQFEDAHRPWFGAGAVLASFIWFFSLSFGARLLAPIFSRPAAWRYLDRFIWLTMWSIAAAIIWPYLA
- a CDS encoding LysR family transcriptional regulator ArgP; its protein translation is MLEYANLKALAVVVSEGGFERAAKVLHITQSAVSQRVRQLEERVGQSLLIRSTPVVATPTGKRLLRHYSQVQLLESELRAELDADDPNHPTTVRIAVNADSLATWFLPALADMFSRHAWLLELIVDDESYTHHLLKNGEAVGCVTTTVNPMAGCSSEFLGTMEYMCVATPAFAARYFEWAKNSDNVGAQITQAQLAKAPAVVFSTKDKMHEKYLAQYFQMLPGQWWQHSIPSSESFLEAINLSLGYGLVGHLQAKPLIDKGILIELTPEKRIRVPLYWQHWNIKAKQTTLVYRALAATAQHLLQQ